The Bradyrhizobium ottawaense genome window below encodes:
- a CDS encoding hybrid sensor histidine kinase/response regulator, with product MKQRKDAALRWLWFSLAASIIAPALVFAYAAYSAYQDAFELADERIERSLEVSAEQALRVFRSINVTLDSIDQITRGKTDSTIKDSGAELSERLKQFAHTFPDISSIWVLDHNGDAILSSLFFPVPAAFNAPERAHLKAELAQNDEAYIGRVVGISLTGAILFPVSKRRHDSSGTFNGYTLISVLPSAFENLYATLRGTSSASFALIRDDGAVLARHPIAARPGIVLDPSSGFGQLIKSSPEGGRYTTVSNVDGLERRFAVRKLVGLPVYVSSSMETSEIRSAWLRQLGGYLAIGAPALALVCFFIVLTARSTAAFYAEAERRETLEQEMRRSQRIEAVGQLTGGIAHDFNNLLTIIIGNLQMASRRVTDEKPRALLENAQRGALRAAELTKRLLAFSRKQALDPKPVDLNRLVRNVTDMLARTLGETISIETNLAPDLWEAQADVTELESAVLNLALNARDAMPNGGTLILETANASLDTQLSASSGQLNSTQYVSISVKDTGTGMAPEVADKAFEPFFTTKPPGMGTGLGLSQVYGFVKQSDGDVRISSAPGAGTTVTIFLPRRTDVSEPARKEQSIGGVPRGHGERVLVTEDDEGVRQFVAGTLVELGYEVMQAQDGDAALNVLATSQVDLLLTDVVMPGMNGRDLAAEAQRRRPGLKVLYMTGYSRDAIVHQGRLDRGVSLIQKPFTQSDLAGRVRSVLTAVETREGRST from the coding sequence ATGAAACAGCGGAAGGATGCAGCCCTCCGATGGCTGTGGTTTTCGCTGGCCGCCTCGATCATCGCCCCGGCGCTCGTGTTCGCCTATGCTGCATACTCTGCCTATCAAGATGCCTTCGAACTGGCAGACGAGCGAATCGAACGTAGTTTGGAGGTTTCAGCGGAACAGGCTCTTCGAGTGTTTCGCTCGATCAACGTAACGCTGGACAGTATCGACCAGATCACGCGCGGCAAGACGGACTCGACGATCAAGGATTCCGGGGCTGAGCTTAGTGAGCGCCTGAAGCAATTCGCGCATACATTTCCCGACATCAGTTCAATTTGGGTGCTAGACCACAACGGCGATGCAATACTGTCGTCTCTATTTTTTCCGGTGCCGGCTGCCTTCAACGCACCAGAGCGCGCTCACCTAAAAGCAGAGTTAGCTCAAAACGACGAAGCTTATATTGGACGTGTGGTCGGCATTTCTCTGACGGGTGCAATCCTGTTTCCAGTCAGCAAACGACGGCACGATAGCTCAGGTACTTTCAACGGCTACACGCTAATTTCTGTCCTCCCTTCTGCTTTCGAGAATCTTTATGCAACCTTGCGCGGCACGTCGAGCGCAAGCTTTGCCCTGATTAGAGACGATGGTGCAGTTCTCGCCCGTCACCCGATCGCGGCTCGTCCTGGCATCGTCTTGGATCCGTCGAGTGGCTTTGGTCAATTGATCAAAAGTAGCCCGGAGGGGGGAAGATATACGACGGTATCGAATGTGGACGGACTAGAACGCCGTTTTGCAGTTAGAAAGCTTGTAGGACTGCCTGTATATGTTTCTTCCAGCATGGAAACGTCGGAGATAAGAAGCGCGTGGCTCCGCCAACTAGGTGGGTATCTGGCCATCGGCGCACCCGCCCTCGCTCTGGTCTGCTTTTTCATTGTCCTAACCGCCCGCAGCACAGCGGCGTTTTATGCAGAGGCAGAACGTCGAGAAACTCTGGAGCAGGAAATGCGTCGCTCGCAGCGGATTGAGGCGGTCGGTCAGCTCACCGGCGGCATCGCGCATGACTTCAACAATCTGCTGACGATCATCATTGGCAATCTGCAGATGGCGAGCCGTAGGGTCACCGACGAAAAGCCAAGAGCGTTGCTCGAAAACGCTCAAAGGGGCGCCTTGAGGGCAGCCGAACTCACTAAGCGTCTTTTGGCGTTCTCTCGGAAGCAGGCTCTCGACCCAAAGCCGGTCGATCTGAACAGACTTGTTCGAAATGTAACGGACATGCTAGCTCGAACGCTGGGCGAGACAATCTCAATTGAAACAAACCTCGCGCCTGATCTGTGGGAGGCGCAGGCTGACGTAACGGAGCTTGAATCTGCGGTTCTGAACTTGGCGCTCAACGCCCGAGACGCGATGCCGAATGGAGGCACGCTCATACTGGAAACGGCAAACGCGTCTCTGGACACGCAGCTCTCCGCATCATCTGGTCAACTAAACTCCACCCAATATGTGTCCATTTCAGTCAAGGACACAGGAACAGGTATGGCGCCGGAAGTGGCAGACAAAGCTTTCGAGCCGTTTTTTACAACCAAACCGCCCGGGATGGGGACCGGCCTCGGGCTGAGCCAGGTCTATGGCTTCGTCAAGCAGAGCGATGGTGACGTTAGAATTAGCTCAGCGCCAGGTGCAGGCACGACAGTCACGATCTTTCTCCCGCGACGAACGGATGTCAGTGAACCAGCTCGTAAAGAGCAGTCAATCGGAGGCGTTCCTCGAGGGCATGGTGAACGTGTGCTGGTCACAGAGGACGATGAAGGGGTGCGGCAGTTTGTGGCAGGCACATTGGTCGAGCTAGGCTATGAAGTCATGCAGGCGCAAGATGGTGATGCAGCGCTTAACGTGCTTGCCACAAGCCAGGTGGACCTGCTCCTGACTGACGTCGTGATGCCGGGCATGAACGGACGCGATTTAGCTGCCGAAGCGCAGCGTCGGCGGCCTGGTCTGAAGGTGCTTTACATGACCGGTTACTCGCGCGACGCAATCGTTCATCAGGGTAGGCTCGATCGCGGCGTTTCTCTCATTCAAAAGCCGTTTACGCAGAGCGACCTTGCCGGGAGAGTGCGGAGCGTTCTCACGGCCGTTGAGACAAGAGAGGGAAGGTCGACCTAG
- a CDS encoding FdhF/YdeP family oxidoreductase → MRQKAKVETYDSPAGGWGSLNAVAHILTQEEVAVLGSEILLRQNKPDGFMCVSCSWAKPAKPRPFEFCENGAKATAWEVTNKTVTPDFFAQHTLGELRTWSDHQLEERGRLTTPMRYDSASDKYLPVAWDDAFRDIGAELNRLDPRSVVMYTSGRASLETSYMYQLFGRMYGTNNFPDSSNMCHESTSVALPEVIGVPVGTVLLDDFEATDCIFFFGHNTTTNAPRMLHPLQEAAQRGVPIVTFNPLRERGLERFVNPQNPVQMIAGGTRISSQYYQVRVGGDAAAITGICKWVIEADDLARDNGDARVVDVAFIQEHTAGFEEFAAFCRAQEWDEIERASGLTRMALREAANTYMAANAVIANYGMGITQHKHGVETAKMIINLLLLRGNIGKPGAGVSPIRGHSNVQGQRTVGISEKTKLVPLDKLAELYDFEPPRWDGVSTVDACEGILKGSIRGFVGLGGNFLRAVPERSLMEPAWSGLRLSVQIATKLNRTHLVPGEVTYLLPCLGRIEIDRQDSGEQAVSMEDSTACIHGSRGQRKPVAEHLLSEPAIVAALAKATLNSNPKVNWDAWRGDYSKVRDAIERTYPDQFKDFNKRMFEPGGFPRPLAARERKWKTPNGKANFTVPKSAFAPPLESDGIYELMTMRADGQFNTTIYSEDDRFRGITGGRYVVFMNPADMEDEGLKTGDTVTLFTEAGDGVERSLSELQVVPYGIPRRSIAGYYPECNVLIPLWHYAEGSKVPAAKSVPVRLYKDTPVELVEAAEALTSAS, encoded by the coding sequence ATGCGGCAAAAGGCAAAGGTAGAGACTTATGATTCTCCCGCCGGTGGCTGGGGCTCTCTCAACGCCGTGGCTCACATCCTGACGCAGGAGGAGGTTGCGGTCCTCGGCAGCGAGATTCTGCTCAGGCAGAACAAGCCCGATGGATTCATGTGCGTGAGCTGTTCCTGGGCCAAGCCGGCCAAGCCGCGGCCGTTCGAGTTCTGCGAGAACGGCGCCAAGGCGACCGCCTGGGAAGTGACCAACAAGACCGTGACGCCGGATTTCTTTGCGCAACATACGCTGGGTGAGCTGCGAACCTGGTCGGATCATCAATTGGAGGAGCGGGGACGCCTGACCACGCCGATGCGTTATGACAGCGCCAGCGACAAATACCTGCCGGTCGCCTGGGACGACGCTTTCCGGGACATCGGCGCTGAGCTGAACCGGCTCGATCCCCGTTCGGTCGTTATGTACACGTCCGGCCGCGCGTCGCTCGAAACCAGCTATATGTACCAATTGTTCGGTCGCATGTACGGGACCAACAATTTTCCCGACAGCTCCAACATGTGTCACGAGAGCACTTCGGTCGCATTGCCGGAGGTAATCGGAGTTCCAGTCGGCACGGTTCTGCTGGATGATTTCGAGGCCACCGATTGCATCTTCTTCTTCGGGCACAACACCACCACGAATGCGCCGCGCATGTTGCATCCTTTGCAGGAGGCGGCGCAGCGCGGCGTGCCGATCGTGACCTTCAATCCACTGCGCGAGCGTGGCCTGGAGCGCTTCGTCAATCCGCAAAATCCAGTGCAGATGATCGCCGGCGGCACGCGCATCAGCTCGCAATATTATCAGGTGCGGGTCGGCGGCGATGCCGCCGCCATCACCGGCATTTGCAAATGGGTGATCGAGGCGGACGACCTCGCCCGTGACAATGGGGATGCGCGGGTCGTCGATGTCGCATTCATTCAGGAGCACACTGCGGGCTTCGAGGAATTCGCTGCCTTCTGCCGGGCACAGGAGTGGGATGAGATCGAGCGGGCGTCGGGCCTCACCCGGATGGCCCTGCGCGAGGCCGCCAATACCTACATGGCTGCCAACGCTGTGATCGCCAATTACGGCATGGGAATCACCCAGCACAAGCACGGCGTCGAGACGGCGAAGATGATCATCAATTTGCTGCTGCTCCGCGGCAATATCGGCAAGCCCGGCGCGGGGGTTTCGCCGATCCGCGGTCATTCTAACGTCCAGGGCCAGCGCACGGTCGGCATCTCCGAGAAGACCAAGCTGGTGCCGCTCGACAAGCTCGCCGAGCTCTATGATTTCGAGCCGCCGCGGTGGGATGGGGTGTCCACCGTCGATGCCTGCGAGGGCATCCTGAAAGGCAGCATTCGCGGTTTCGTCGGTCTCGGTGGCAATTTTTTGCGCGCCGTTCCGGAGCGGTCGTTGATGGAGCCCGCATGGTCCGGCCTGCGCCTGTCCGTGCAAATCGCGACCAAGCTCAACCGCACCCACCTCGTGCCGGGCGAGGTGACCTATCTGCTGCCATGCCTTGGCCGGATCGAGATCGACCGGCAGGATAGCGGCGAGCAAGCCGTGTCGATGGAGGATTCGACGGCCTGCATCCACGGCTCGCGGGGTCAACGCAAGCCCGTGGCCGAACACCTGCTGTCCGAGCCGGCGATCGTCGCCGCGCTCGCGAAGGCGACCTTGAATTCAAATCCGAAGGTCAATTGGGACGCATGGCGCGGCGATTATTCGAAAGTTCGGGACGCGATCGAGCGTACCTATCCCGACCAGTTCAAGGACTTCAACAAGCGCATGTTCGAGCCCGGCGGTTTTCCGCGGCCGCTTGCGGCCCGCGAGCGCAAGTGGAAGACGCCGAACGGCAAGGCGAACTTCACCGTTCCAAAGTCGGCCTTTGCGCCACCCCTCGAAAGCGATGGAATCTACGAGCTGATGACGATGCGCGCCGATGGACAGTTCAATACGACCATCTACAGCGAAGACGACCGCTTCCGCGGCATCACCGGCGGTCGCTACGTCGTCTTCATGAACCCTGCCGACATGGAGGATGAGGGGTTGAAAACGGGAGACACCGTCACGCTTTTCACGGAGGCGGGAGATGGCGTCGAGCGCAGCTTGAGCGAACTTCAGGTGGTCCCCTACGGCATCCCGCGCAGGAGCATTGCGGGATATTATCCGGAATGCAACGTGCTGATCCCGCTTTGGCACTACGCGGAGGGAAGCAAGGTTCCCGCGGCCAAATCCGTTCCGGTGCGCCTCTACAAGGACACTCCTGTCGAATTGGTCGAGGCCGCAGAGGCCCTGACCTCGGCGTCGTGA
- the fdhD gene encoding formate dehydrogenase accessory sulfurtransferase FdhD, producing the protein MHGSQLDVCDSASTPRASVAMPRLTSSGARDARIVAEECPVALVYDGTTVAVLMATPADLADLARGFSLTEGIIGDIGEIEELSVVPGPDGIELRLWLRPDAGRRLKERRRLLVGPTGCGLCGIDSLREAGRIVRPVEHPACLSPEQIRMAIAALTESQILNHETHATHAAGFFQPGSKSMVVREDVGRHNALDKLAGAIAVEGIAGCAGAIILTSRISVEMVQKTAAIGAGIVVGMSAPTALAIRTAEAAGIAVVGIARGEAFEIFSHSERIYAHTPGRI; encoded by the coding sequence ATGCATGGCTCTCAACTCGACGTATGCGATAGCGCATCCACACCTCGCGCCTCGGTCGCGATGCCCAGGCTCACGTCGAGCGGTGCGCGGGATGCGCGCATCGTGGCAGAGGAATGCCCCGTCGCCCTCGTCTATGACGGGACCACCGTCGCAGTGCTGATGGCGACCCCCGCCGATCTGGCCGACCTGGCCCGGGGCTTCAGCCTCACGGAGGGAATCATTGGGGACATCGGCGAGATCGAGGAACTCTCCGTCGTCCCGGGTCCCGACGGCATCGAACTCCGGCTATGGCTCCGACCGGACGCCGGCCGGCGGCTCAAGGAGCGACGGCGGCTGCTGGTGGGGCCAACCGGCTGCGGCCTGTGCGGCATCGACAGTTTGCGCGAGGCCGGCCGGATCGTTCGGCCCGTCGAGCACCCGGCGTGCCTCTCGCCCGAACAGATCCGCATGGCGATTGCCGCTCTTACGGAGTCACAGATCCTCAATCACGAGACCCACGCCACCCATGCGGCAGGTTTTTTTCAGCCGGGCAGCAAGTCCATGGTGGTTCGCGAGGACGTTGGTCGCCACAACGCGCTCGACAAGCTCGCCGGCGCAATCGCCGTCGAGGGAATAGCCGGGTGCGCTGGCGCCATCATCCTCACGAGCCGGATATCGGTCGAGATGGTGCAGAAGACGGCAGCAATCGGCGCTGGAATCGTCGTCGGCATGTCAGCGCCGACCGCGCTTGCGATCCGGACGGCGGAAGCAGCCGGCATCGCGGTTGTCGGTATCGCGCGCGGAGAGGCGTTCGAGATCTTCAGCCACTCGGAGCGAATTTACGCTCACACCCCTGGGCGTATTTAG
- a CDS encoding cytochrome c oxidase assembly protein has protein sequence MRKIGLATIAWWVPHAVYAHGAPPEAAAPSWTFDPWIVAPLITFGLMYGIGRLVLATKGRKRIWQDVVCAAGWLTLAGALVSPLHWIGERLLSFHMIEHEILMAVAAPLLVIARPVGALLWSLPRRLRLTIGRAMRHALATKLWAFSSTGRNATVLHGIAIWAWHAPALFDAAVENILLHRLQHLSFFLTAILFWWSVFRRSDTGSAAWHVFVTMLHTSILGALMALAPHLLYRQQADAAAVWGLTPLEDQQLAGIIMWVPAGTIYAGAALALIALWIRRAGQDRERADALHAS, from the coding sequence ATGCGAAAAATAGGCCTTGCGACGATTGCCTGGTGGGTGCCGCACGCGGTCTATGCGCATGGGGCACCGCCGGAGGCTGCAGCACCGAGCTGGACGTTCGATCCGTGGATCGTCGCGCCGCTCATCACCTTTGGGCTCATGTACGGCATCGGCAGGCTGGTACTGGCAACGAAAGGGCGCAAACGCATATGGCAGGACGTCGTCTGCGCTGCAGGCTGGCTGACGCTTGCCGGCGCGCTGGTGTCACCGCTGCATTGGATCGGAGAGCGCCTCCTCTCATTCCACATGATCGAGCACGAGATCCTGATGGCCGTGGCGGCGCCCCTGCTGGTGATTGCGCGTCCGGTTGGAGCGCTGCTCTGGAGCCTGCCCCGACGGCTGAGGCTGACGATCGGCCGCGCAATGCGGCATGCGCTTGCGACAAAGCTGTGGGCCTTCTCGAGCACCGGCCGCAATGCGACGGTGCTGCACGGGATCGCGATCTGGGCCTGGCACGCGCCGGCGCTGTTCGATGCTGCTGTCGAGAATATCCTTCTGCATCGTCTGCAACATCTGAGCTTCTTTCTGACCGCTATCCTGTTCTGGTGGTCGGTATTCCGGCGGAGCGACACCGGCAGCGCCGCCTGGCATGTGTTCGTCACCATGCTCCACACCAGTATCCTCGGCGCGTTGATGGCACTGGCCCCGCACCTGCTCTACCGGCAGCAGGCGGACGCCGCTGCGGTCTGGGGTTTGACACCACTCGAGGACCAGCAATTGGCCGGCATCATCATGTGGGTACCGGCCGGAACGATCTATGCGGGCGCCGCGCTCGCGCTAATCGCGCTCTGGATCCGACGGGCCGGCCAAGACCGGGAGAGAGCCGATGCGCTTCACGCTTCCTAA
- a CDS encoding cytochrome c oxidase subunit 3: MREKIVLDLGRLPLHGMGTASVTWWGTLAFMLIEATGFALTIAVYLYLMSLATVWPINAPAPDLLPGTLVTLILGISLVPNILISRWAEHQDLRKVQIGMVIMSIFGIVPLIVRIFEFPALKVSWDSNAYGSVVWILLGLHTTHIITDLVDTLVLGVLMFTRHGPNKRRFGDVQDNAMYWNFVVATWLPIYGCIYWLARL; the protein is encoded by the coding sequence ATGAGAGAGAAGATCGTGCTCGACCTCGGCCGCCTGCCACTGCATGGCATGGGCACGGCGAGCGTCACCTGGTGGGGAACGCTGGCCTTTATGCTGATCGAGGCCACCGGCTTCGCGCTCACCATCGCCGTCTATCTCTATCTGATGAGCCTGGCCACTGTCTGGCCGATCAACGCGCCGGCTCCCGACCTGCTTCCCGGCACCCTGGTGACCTTGATCCTAGGCATCAGCCTCGTTCCGAACATCCTGATCTCGCGCTGGGCCGAGCATCAGGATCTGCGCAAGGTGCAAATCGGGATGGTGATCATGTCGATCTTCGGTATCGTCCCCCTGATCGTGCGCATCTTCGAATTTCCGGCCCTGAAGGTCAGCTGGGACAGCAATGCCTATGGCTCCGTCGTGTGGATACTGCTGGGCCTCCATACCACCCACATCATCACTGACCTCGTCGACACTCTCGTGCTGGGGGTGCTCATGTTCACGCGGCACGGCCCGAATAAACGGAGGTTCGGCGACGTCCAAGACAACGCCATGTATTGGAACTTTGTCGTCGCGACCTGGCTTCCGATCTATGGCTGCATCTATTGGCTGGCACGGCTATGA
- a CDS encoding c-type cytochrome: protein MRARLLLIPAVLAGCAATVAGWWMSAPQRITAAEARVVSETEGDPERGKLVFAAGDCASCHASPGQSDRSRLGGGIALASPYGTFRAPNISPDRIDGIGNWTAEDLANALLRGVSPDGSHYYPVFPYVSFTHTQPEDVRDLMAYLRTLPAVKGRPPNHEINPIFRIRRALAFWKMLYFKPGPIAPDPARDEKWNRGRYLAEALGHCAECHSTRDMLGGIKPSTRYAGGQDPAGTGFYPNITAARLGDWSEAQLAAMLKTGNTPNHGRVGSSMSDVVTNLAVLPESDREAIASFVKSLPSRPTPSP, encoded by the coding sequence ATGCGCGCGCGTCTCTTGTTGATCCCAGCGGTCCTTGCCGGCTGCGCCGCAACAGTTGCCGGCTGGTGGATGAGCGCGCCACAGCGCATCACCGCGGCCGAAGCGCGGGTCGTATCCGAGACGGAAGGAGATCCCGAGCGCGGCAAGCTCGTGTTCGCGGCCGGCGATTGCGCGTCCTGCCATGCCTCGCCAGGCCAGTCTGATCGTTCGCGTCTTGGCGGCGGGATAGCGTTGGCCTCGCCGTACGGAACGTTTCGCGCGCCCAACATCTCGCCTGATCGGATCGACGGCATCGGAAACTGGACCGCCGAGGATCTCGCCAATGCACTGCTGCGCGGCGTGTCTCCGGACGGAAGCCACTATTATCCGGTCTTTCCCTACGTCAGCTTCACCCACACGCAGCCCGAGGACGTCCGGGATCTCATGGCCTATTTGCGCACGCTGCCCGCGGTGAAGGGACGGCCGCCGAATCATGAGATCAATCCGATATTTCGCATTCGCCGTGCCTTGGCATTCTGGAAGATGCTGTACTTCAAGCCTGGCCCGATCGCGCCAGACCCGGCGCGGGACGAGAAGTGGAATCGCGGGCGCTATCTGGCCGAGGCGCTCGGCCATTGCGCGGAATGCCATTCCACGCGCGACATGCTGGGTGGGATCAAGCCGAGCACGCGCTATGCCGGCGGGCAGGATCCTGCCGGCACCGGCTTCTATCCCAACATCACGGCGGCGCGTCTCGGCGACTGGTCGGAAGCCCAATTGGCGGCGATGCTGAAAACGGGGAACACGCCAAATCACGGCCGCGTCGGCTCGTCGATGTCCGACGTCGTCACCAATTTGGCCGTGCTGCCCGAAAGCGACCGGGAGGCGATTGCCTCTTTCGTGAAATCCTTGCCGTCACGGCCGACGCCCAGCCCTTGA
- a CDS encoding c-type cytochrome encodes MRFTLPKWTALALTTAGLLVAAAVGAGFAWSGRQQTENIARAMTGGDPTRAPELIRRYGCAGCHTISGIPGGDGKVGGPLDGLRARVYIAGVASNTPDNLIQWMVTPQAFSPRTAMPATGITEGEARDVAAYLFAQ; translated from the coding sequence ATGCGCTTCACGCTTCCTAAGTGGACGGCTCTCGCATTGACGACAGCGGGCCTCCTCGTTGCCGCAGCCGTCGGAGCCGGCTTCGCGTGGAGTGGGCGCCAGCAGACGGAGAACATCGCCCGCGCCATGACCGGGGGCGATCCGACTCGCGCCCCGGAGTTGATCCGCCGCTATGGCTGCGCCGGCTGCCACACCATCTCAGGCATTCCCGGCGGCGACGGAAAGGTCGGTGGTCCGCTCGACGGCCTTCGGGCGCGCGTCTACATAGCAGGCGTTGCGAGCAATACGCCGGACAATCTGATTCAATGGATGGTAACACCACAAGCGTTCTCGCCCCGGACCGCGATGCCCGCAACCGGCATCACGGAAGGCGAGGCACGCGACGTCGCCGCCTACCTTTTTGCGCAGTGA
- the ctaD gene encoding cytochrome c oxidase subunit I, translated as MTRPATAPDTRDIDIERTRLTSTLAETWKTPPGFWGALTTVDHKIIGRRYIFTAFVFLALGGVLAALMRLQLAQPEARLIGPDRYNQIFTMHGANMMFLFAVPVMEAVAVYLVPLMVGTRNIAFPRLNAFSYWIYVAGGALLWIAFALDMGPDVGWFAYVPLSGPQYGAGKRADIWAQMITFTELSALAIAVELVVTIFKQRAPGMTLDRIPLFVWSMLVTSFLVIMAMPAIMIASTGLILDRLFGTHFYNPAEGGDVLLWQHLFWFFGHPEVYIIFLPAAGMVSTMIEPFARRPAFGYLGLVMALIATGILAFGLWVHHMFVAGLPRLGDSFFTASSMAIAIPAGIQMFCWLATLWDGRPVFKTPLLFIIGFIVTFVIGGLTGVMVASVPFDTQVHDTYFVVAHFHYVLIGGAVFPLLGAVHYWFPKLTGRMMSETLGRWSFWLIIVGFNATFFPMHILGLEGMPRRVYTYQPDLPWHGLNVFISLSAVVLTAGFLLFFINVLKSARFGEVAPDNPWDAPTLEWATTSPPPSYNFAMIPVVGSLHPLWDERDTLPVADGLRTDRRELIVTTLAAAEPQAREASPRNSIWPLLAAVATTIMLIWSIFSPWAVVWGSIPIAVALIGWFWPKGTPEDES; from the coding sequence ATGACCCGCCCCGCGACGGCGCCTGATACGCGCGACATCGATATCGAGCGCACGCGCCTGACCAGCACGCTGGCCGAAACCTGGAAGACCCCGCCCGGCTTCTGGGGCGCACTTACGACCGTCGACCACAAGATCATCGGCCGCCGCTACATCTTCACCGCCTTCGTCTTTCTGGCTCTCGGCGGCGTGCTCGCCGCGCTGATGCGCCTCCAGCTCGCCCAGCCGGAGGCACGCCTGATCGGCCCCGACCGCTATAACCAGATCTTCACGATGCATGGCGCGAACATGATGTTCCTGTTTGCCGTGCCCGTGATGGAAGCCGTGGCGGTCTATCTCGTGCCGCTGATGGTCGGCACGCGCAACATCGCGTTCCCGCGCCTGAACGCATTTTCGTACTGGATCTATGTGGCAGGCGGTGCGCTGCTCTGGATCGCGTTCGCGCTCGACATGGGGCCCGACGTCGGCTGGTTCGCTTATGTGCCGCTGTCCGGCCCGCAATACGGTGCCGGTAAGCGCGCCGACATCTGGGCTCAGATGATCACCTTCACCGAGCTCTCGGCGCTCGCCATCGCGGTGGAGCTGGTGGTCACGATCTTCAAGCAGCGTGCACCCGGCATGACGCTCGACCGCATACCGCTGTTCGTCTGGTCCATGCTGGTGACGTCGTTCTTGGTGATCATGGCGATGCCGGCCATCATGATTGCGAGCACCGGACTGATCCTCGACCGCCTCTTCGGCACGCATTTCTACAATCCTGCCGAAGGCGGCGACGTGCTGCTGTGGCAGCATCTGTTCTGGTTCTTCGGCCATCCCGAGGTCTACATCATCTTCTTACCCGCCGCCGGCATGGTCTCGACTATGATCGAGCCATTCGCGCGACGTCCCGCCTTCGGTTATCTCGGACTGGTGATGGCGCTGATTGCGACCGGCATCCTCGCCTTCGGGCTTTGGGTGCATCACATGTTCGTAGCGGGATTGCCCCGGCTCGGCGACAGCTTCTTCACCGCATCCAGCATGGCGATCGCGATTCCCGCAGGCATCCAGATGTTCTGCTGGCTCGCCACGCTGTGGGACGGCAGGCCGGTGTTCAAGACACCCCTGCTGTTCATCATCGGATTCATCGTGACCTTCGTCATCGGCGGGCTGACGGGGGTCATGGTGGCGTCGGTCCCGTTCGATACCCAGGTACACGATACCTATTTCGTCGTCGCGCATTTCCATTACGTGCTGATCGGCGGCGCCGTGTTTCCCTTGCTGGGTGCCGTCCACTATTGGTTTCCAAAGCTGACCGGACGCATGATGAGCGAAACACTCGGGCGGTGGTCGTTCTGGCTCATCATCGTCGGTTTCAACGCGACCTTCTTTCCGATGCACATCCTCGGTCTCGAAGGCATGCCGCGCCGGGTGTACACCTATCAGCCCGACCTGCCCTGGCACGGGCTCAATGTGTTCATCAGCCTCAGCGCAGTCGTGCTCACCGCCGGATTCCTGCTGTTCTTCATCAATGTCCTCAAGAGCGCACGCTTCGGCGAGGTTGCGCCGGACAATCCCTGGGATGCGCCGACGCTGGAATGGGCAACGACATCGCCGCCCCCCAGCTACAATTTCGCGATGATCCCGGTCGTTGGCAGTCTGCATCCATTGTGGGACGAGCGCGACACCCTGCCTGTCGCTGATGGCTTGCGCACCGATCGCCGCGAACTGATCGTGACCACGCTCGCCGCCGCCGAACCGCAGGCGCGTGAAGCCTCGCCACGTAACTCGATCTGGCCGCTGCTGGCAGCGGTCGCGACCACGATCATGCTGATCTGGTCGATCTTCTCGCCCTGGGCCGTCGTCTGGGGCTCCATTCCGATCGCTGTCGCGCTGATCGGCTGGTTCTGGCCCAAGGGCACGCCGGAGGATGAGTCATGA